A stretch of Lysobacter sp. K5869 DNA encodes these proteins:
- a CDS encoding MFS transporter, with the protein MSAVQGATLSGGRVHTGEWRAVALSLAYFFCVLTAYYVIRPVRDQLSAAVGSTQLPWFYAASFLATLALTPVFSALVSRYPRRVVVPLVYGFFIACLIGFVPLFGERGPLGAHALGVVFFVWISVFNLFVVSVFWSFMTDIWNEGQARRLFPIIAIGGTVGSLVGPALTRELVGTIGVAPLLLVSAGLLCVALGLVLALGQWSRVHGTRRFEGQHEAAIGGGMFDGIKQIFANPFVRSMAVLMLLGDWIGTVNYGLVVDYSKATFADAVSRTRFAADLDLMTNIVALSTQVLITPWLLSRRGAAAVIGVWSVVTVAVLILAAVVGDVYQPLTQLFPAYGALIAQLPSGAAGLIGPLPAVALALVISRGLSYGMVGPARESLFASAARTLRYKGKNAVDTAVWRFGDVMVASTMVALRSAGAGVAGLAGLSAAVALGAGVVGWNLTRWVQRGGADDAARDARA; encoded by the coding sequence ATGTCGGCAGTGCAAGGCGCCACCCTGTCCGGCGGACGGGTCCACACCGGGGAATGGCGCGCGGTGGCCTTGTCGCTGGCCTATTTCTTCTGCGTGCTGACCGCGTACTACGTGATCCGCCCGGTCCGCGACCAACTCAGCGCCGCGGTCGGCTCGACCCAATTGCCGTGGTTCTACGCCGCCTCGTTCCTGGCCACGCTGGCGCTCACGCCGGTGTTCTCCGCGCTGGTCTCGCGCTACCCGCGGCGGGTGGTGGTGCCGCTGGTGTACGGCTTCTTCATCGCCTGCCTGATCGGCTTCGTGCCCTTGTTCGGCGAGCGCGGCCCGCTCGGCGCGCACGCGCTGGGCGTGGTGTTCTTCGTCTGGATCAGCGTGTTCAACCTGTTCGTGGTGTCGGTGTTCTGGAGCTTCATGACCGACATCTGGAACGAAGGGCAGGCGCGGCGGCTGTTCCCGATCATCGCCATCGGCGGCACGGTCGGCTCGCTGGTCGGGCCGGCGCTGACCCGCGAACTGGTCGGCACGATCGGCGTGGCGCCGCTGCTGCTGGTCTCCGCCGGCCTGCTGTGCGTCGCGCTGGGACTGGTGCTGGCGCTGGGCCAGTGGTCGCGCGTGCACGGCACGCGCCGCTTCGAGGGCCAGCACGAAGCGGCCATCGGCGGCGGCATGTTCGACGGGATCAAGCAGATCTTCGCCAATCCGTTCGTGCGCTCGATGGCGGTGCTGATGCTGCTCGGCGACTGGATCGGCACGGTCAACTACGGTCTGGTCGTGGACTACTCCAAGGCCACCTTCGCCGACGCGGTGTCGCGCACCCGCTTCGCCGCCGACCTCGACCTGATGACCAACATCGTCGCCCTGAGCACCCAGGTGCTGATCACGCCGTGGCTGCTGTCGCGGCGCGGCGCGGCCGCGGTGATCGGGGTGTGGTCGGTGGTGACGGTGGCGGTGCTGATCCTCGCCGCCGTGGTCGGCGACGTTTACCAGCCGCTGACCCAACTGTTTCCCGCTTACGGCGCGCTGATCGCGCAATTGCCGTCCGGCGCCGCCGGCCTGATCGGCCCGCTGCCGGCGGTGGCGCTGGCGCTGGTGATCAGCCGCGGCCTGTCCTACGGCATGGTCGGCCCGGCGCGCGAGAGCCTGTTCGCCAGCGCCGCGCGCACCCTGCGCTACAAGGGCAAGAACGCGGTCGACACCGCGGTGTGGCGCTTCGGCGACGTGATGGTCGCCAGCACCATGGTGGCGCTGCGCAGCGCCGGCGCCGGCGTCGCCGGCTTGGCCGGACTGAGCGCGGCGGTGGCGCTGGGCGCCGGCGTGGTCGGCTGGAACCTGACCCGTTGGGTGCAGCGCGGCGGCGCCGACGACGCGGCGCGGGACGCGCGCGCATGA
- a CDS encoding choline dehydrogenase — MPTEFDYIIIGAGSAGCVLANRLSEDPDTRVLLIEAGPRDYHPFIHMPGGIAKLVNQKGVNWDYNTAPEPQLDGRALWWPRGRVLGGSSSINAMCYIRGVPGDYDEWAALGAEGWSWNDALPYFKRSERNSRGDDALHGSLGPLYVSDLRHTNPLSSAFIDAAAQAGYDRNRDFNGPQQAGFGFYQVTQKNGARCSTAVAYLDPARERRNLQVVTGALVNRITFENGRAAGVTYRHGGRAMHQRATREVLLCGGAINSPQLLMLSGIGPAAQLRRHGIEVLADSAQVGQNLQDHLDICTLFHSTQRVTYDRASEVKAIFDYFLRGHRGIGSSNMAEAGGFVRSQYASDDRADIQFHFVPAMLDDHGRHRLAGDGYTVHACFLRPRSRGHLELASASAGDKPRLHPNYLGDAEGFDLKMTVECAKLSRTLLRQAAFDAYRGTPIFPARDDLDDAGLAAFVRAKAESIYHPVGTCRMGSDAASVVDPQLRVRGVDGLRVIDASVMPTLIGGNTNAPTIMIAERAADLIRGRV, encoded by the coding sequence GTGCCCACCGAGTTCGACTACATCATCATCGGCGCCGGCTCGGCCGGCTGCGTTCTCGCCAACCGCCTCAGCGAGGATCCCGACACCCGGGTGCTGTTGATCGAAGCCGGTCCGCGCGATTACCACCCCTTCATCCACATGCCCGGCGGTATCGCCAAGCTGGTCAACCAGAAGGGCGTGAACTGGGACTACAACACCGCGCCGGAGCCCCAGCTCGACGGCCGCGCGCTGTGGTGGCCGCGCGGGCGCGTGCTCGGCGGCTCCAGCTCGATCAACGCCATGTGCTACATCCGCGGCGTGCCCGGCGATTACGACGAATGGGCCGCGCTCGGCGCCGAGGGTTGGAGCTGGAACGACGCCCTGCCCTATTTCAAGCGCAGCGAGCGCAACAGCCGCGGCGACGATGCGCTGCACGGCAGCCTCGGTCCGTTGTACGTGTCGGACCTGCGCCACACCAATCCGCTGTCGTCGGCCTTCATCGACGCCGCCGCGCAAGCCGGCTACGACCGCAACCGCGATTTCAACGGACCGCAGCAAGCAGGCTTCGGCTTCTATCAGGTGACCCAGAAGAACGGCGCGCGCTGCTCCACCGCCGTGGCCTATCTGGATCCGGCGCGCGAGCGCCGCAACCTGCAGGTCGTCACCGGCGCGCTGGTCAACCGCATCACCTTCGAGAACGGCCGCGCCGCCGGCGTGACCTATCGCCACGGCGGCCGCGCGATGCACCAGCGCGCGACGCGCGAGGTGCTGCTGTGCGGCGGCGCGATCAATTCGCCGCAGTTGCTGATGCTCTCGGGCATCGGCCCGGCGGCGCAGTTGCGCCGGCACGGCATCGAGGTGTTGGCCGATTCGGCGCAGGTCGGGCAGAACCTGCAGGACCATCTGGACATCTGCACGCTGTTCCATTCCACCCAGCGCGTGACTTACGACCGCGCCAGCGAAGTGAAGGCGATCTTCGATTACTTCCTGCGCGGCCACCGCGGCATCGGCAGCAGCAACATGGCCGAGGCCGGCGGTTTCGTGCGCTCGCAATACGCCAGCGACGATCGCGCCGACATCCAGTTCCACTTCGTGCCAGCGATGCTCGACGATCACGGCCGCCATCGCCTCGCCGGCGACGGCTACACCGTGCACGCGTGTTTCCTGCGGCCGCGCAGCCGCGGCCATCTGGAACTGGCCAGCGCCAGCGCCGGCGACAAGCCGCGCCTGCATCCGAATTACCTCGGCGACGCCGAGGGCTTCGATCTGAAGATGACCGTCGAGTGCGCCAAGCTCTCGCGCACGCTGTTGCGCCAAGCCGCCTTCGACGCCTATCGCGGCACGCCGATCTTCCCCGCCCGCGACGATCTCGACGACGCCGGATTGGCAGCGTTCGTGCGGGCGAAGGCCGAGAGCATCTACCACCCGGTCGGCACCTGCCGCATGGGCAGCGACGCGGCGTCGGTGGTCGATCCGCAATTGCGCGTGCGCGGCGTCGACGGGCTGCGCGTGATCGACGCCTCGGTGATGCCGACCTTGATCGGCGGCAATACCAACGCGCCGACGATCATGATCGCCGAGCGCGCGGCGGATTTGATTCGCGGGCGGGTTTGA
- a CDS encoding serine hydrolase domain-containing protein: MSALAALLTLTLGSSAQTSLRWQPANPSLPTPVSTDAVARGQGSDGTAPQGLGIGAPADTNVRVQPLAAGFDVQQFESMAQAMVADQRIPGMAMAIVHNGQILSARGYGVTDVRNAEPIDAHTVFRLASLSKSFAGTLTGLLVNDGTLRWDSKIVDYMPGFQLVDAAAAHNVTVADVLSHRVGLGHNTYDRDLENYADYRVLTQKLAYAPMTCQPGTCYGYQNIAFSLIGDVVFAATGDFYSQEVQRRLFKPLGMNDASLGLEGITASARWAKPHVRARGGWASVTPKPTYYQLPPAAGVNASASDMAQWLIAQTGHRPDVLPLPLLATLHQPLVDTPSEIRGSSWRRQRIGSAGYALGWRVFDYAGHRVVFHAGAVQGYRGMVAMIPERDLGIAVLWNSESGLPTGLLPTILDRAIGMPVQRWLDVDGFDDPGLYASEGVGPARDINGSNAQKSTAAPK, encoded by the coding sequence GTGAGTGCGCTCGCGGCGCTGCTCACCCTCACCCTGGGCTCCAGCGCGCAGACCTCGCTGCGCTGGCAGCCGGCCAATCCGTCCCTGCCCACGCCCGTGTCCACCGACGCGGTCGCGCGCGGCCAGGGCAGCGACGGCACCGCGCCGCAGGGCCTGGGCATCGGCGCGCCGGCCGACACCAATGTGCGCGTGCAGCCGCTCGCCGCCGGGTTCGACGTGCAGCAGTTCGAGTCGATGGCGCAGGCGATGGTCGCCGACCAGCGCATTCCGGGCATGGCCATGGCCATCGTCCACAACGGCCAGATCCTCAGCGCGCGCGGCTACGGCGTCACCGACGTGCGCAACGCCGAGCCGATCGACGCGCATACCGTGTTCCGCCTGGCCTCGCTGTCCAAGAGCTTCGCCGGCACCCTCACCGGCCTGCTGGTCAACGACGGCACCCTGCGTTGGGACAGCAAGATCGTCGACTACATGCCCGGCTTCCAGTTGGTCGACGCCGCCGCCGCGCACAACGTCACCGTCGCCGACGTGCTCAGCCACCGCGTCGGCCTGGGCCACAACACCTACGACCGCGATCTGGAGAACTACGCCGATTACCGCGTGCTCACCCAGAAGCTCGCCTACGCGCCGATGACCTGCCAGCCGGGCACGTGCTACGGCTACCAGAACATCGCCTTCAGCCTGATCGGCGACGTGGTGTTCGCCGCCACCGGCGATTTCTACAGCCAAGAGGTGCAGCGCCGCTTGTTCAAGCCCTTGGGCATGAACGACGCCAGCCTCGGCCTGGAAGGCATCACCGCCAGCGCGCGCTGGGCCAAGCCGCACGTGCGCGCGCGCGGCGGCTGGGCCTCGGTGACGCCGAAGCCGACCTACTATCAATTGCCGCCGGCCGCCGGCGTCAACGCCAGCGCCAGCGACATGGCGCAGTGGCTGATCGCCCAGACCGGCCACCGCCCCGACGTGCTGCCGCTGCCGCTGCTGGCCACGCTGCACCAACCGCTGGTCGATACGCCCAGCGAAATCCGCGGTTCGAGCTGGCGCCGCCAGCGCATCGGCTCGGCCGGTTACGCGCTGGGCTGGCGCGTGTTCGACTACGCCGGCCACCGCGTGGTGTTCCATGCCGGCGCGGTGCAGGGCTACCGCGGCATGGTCGCGATGATCCCCGAGCGCGACCTCGGCATCGCCGTGCTGTGGAACAGCGAGAGCGGCCTGCCCACCGGCCTGCTGCCGACCATCCTCGACCGCGCCATCGGCATGCCGGTGCAGCGCTGGCTCGACGTCGACGGCTTCGACGACCCGGGCCTGTACGCGTCCGAGGGCGTCGGCCCGGCGCGCGACATCAACGGCAGCAACGCGCAGAAGTCGACCGCGGCGCCGAAGTAA
- a CDS encoding SRPBCC family protein, producing MKALLKGLFYLVVLLALVFAGGGLLLPDKTHVERSTTIDRPPAQVYAMLDSFKRFNEWSPWYQLEPGAKYSYSGPDSGVGAGMAWNGEKVGRGSQRIAESVPPGKIAVALDFDGSQATATYTLAAEGEGTRVTWALDSDHGYNLIARWFGLLMEKMVGKDYEQGLARLKQVLESDPR from the coding sequence GTGAAAGCTCTGCTCAAGGGACTGTTCTACCTCGTCGTCTTGCTCGCGCTGGTCTTCGCCGGCGGCGGCTTGTTGCTGCCGGACAAGACCCACGTCGAACGCTCCACGACGATCGACCGGCCGCCGGCGCAGGTCTACGCCATGCTCGATTCGTTCAAGCGCTTCAACGAGTGGTCGCCGTGGTATCAGCTCGAACCCGGCGCGAAGTACAGCTACAGCGGGCCGGACAGCGGCGTCGGCGCCGGCATGGCTTGGAACGGCGAGAAGGTCGGGCGCGGCAGTCAGCGCATCGCCGAATCGGTGCCGCCGGGCAAGATCGCCGTCGCGCTGGACTTCGACGGCAGCCAGGCCACCGCCACCTACACGCTCGCCGCCGAGGGCGAGGGCACGCGGGTGACCTGGGCGCTGGACAGCGATCACGGCTACAACCTGATCGCGCGCTGGTTCGGGCTGCTGATGGAGAAGATGGTCGGCAAGGATTACGAGCAGGGGCTGGCGCGGCTCAAGCAGGTGTTGGAGAGCGATCCGCGCTGA
- the gcvH gene encoding glycine cleavage system protein GcvH: MSEIPGDLKFMKSHEWARVEGDGKVTVGISDHAQGLLGDLVYVELPNVGDRVEAGNASAVVESVKAASDVYAPVSGTVTAVNTALADKPETINEDAYGEGWIYTVAIDEPDQLNELLSPDDYAELLEDDDH; this comes from the coding sequence ATGAGTGAAATTCCCGGCGATCTGAAGTTCATGAAGTCCCACGAGTGGGCCCGCGTCGAAGGCGACGGCAAAGTCACCGTCGGCATCTCCGACCACGCCCAGGGCCTGCTCGGCGATCTGGTCTACGTCGAACTGCCCAACGTCGGCGACCGCGTCGAAGCCGGCAACGCCTCGGCCGTGGTCGAATCGGTGAAGGCCGCTTCGGACGTCTACGCGCCGGTCTCGGGCACCGTCACCGCGGTCAACACCGCGCTGGCCGACAAGCCGGAAACCATCAACGAAGACGCGTACGGCGAAGGCTGGATCTACACCGTCGCCATCGACGAGCCCGACCAGCTCAACGAGCTGCTCTCGCCCGACGACTACGCCGAGCTGCTGGAAGACGACGACCACTGA
- a CDS encoding 2-hydroxychromene-2-carboxylate isomerase, with translation MSAVVDYYFSLISPYVYLGHAPLLELARETGARLAYKPVRIFELFSANGGLPLGQRAPARQRYRLIELQRARAERGLPLNLTPKHFPVDPGLADRCAIALCAAGRDPAQYMDAVLRAIWAQDEDIADRALLARALRDSGHDADAILAAAGTAAVEATYQANTAAAIACDLPGLPGYVLNGEPFWGQDRVGALGAALRSGREPFRIPGAG, from the coding sequence ATGAGCGCCGTCGTCGACTACTACTTCAGCTTGATCTCGCCCTACGTTTATCTCGGCCACGCGCCGCTGTTGGAACTGGCGCGCGAGACCGGCGCGCGGCTGGCCTACAAGCCGGTGCGCATCTTCGAGCTGTTCTCGGCCAACGGCGGCTTGCCGCTGGGCCAGCGCGCGCCCGCGCGCCAGCGCTACCGCCTGATCGAACTGCAGCGCGCGCGCGCCGAGCGCGGCCTGCCGCTGAATCTGACGCCCAAGCACTTCCCGGTCGATCCGGGACTGGCCGACCGCTGCGCGATCGCGCTGTGCGCGGCCGGCCGCGATCCGGCGCAGTACATGGACGCGGTGCTGCGCGCGATCTGGGCGCAGGACGAGGACATCGCCGACCGCGCGCTGCTGGCGCGCGCGTTGCGCGACAGCGGTCACGATGCCGATGCGATCCTCGCCGCGGCCGGCACCGCCGCGGTCGAGGCCACCTACCAAGCCAACACCGCCGCGGCGATCGCCTGCGACCTGCCCGGCCTGCCGGGCTATGTCTTGAACGGCGAACCGTTCTGGGGCCAGGACCGCGTCGGCGCGCTCGGCGCGGCGCTGCGCAGCGGCCGCGAACCGTTCCGGATTCCCGGCGCGGGCTGA
- the gcvT gene encoding glycine cleavage system aminomethyltransferase GcvT: MSQKTILNDAHRALGAKMVDFGGWDMPISYGSQIEEHHQVRRDAGMFDVSHMTVVDLRGARVREFLRRLVANSVDKLQKSGKALYTCMLNEDGGVIDDLIVYFHDEEYFRLVVNAATREKDLAWIAKQAAAFGVGVTERPELAMIAVQGPNAREKLIGLLREEDRARIGKLGKFVAGEAKTADGIDLFVARTGYTGEDGFEVVVAEDRAVALWDALLAAGVKPAGLGARDTLRLEAGMNLYGQDMDETVSPYEAALAWTVALDEGRDFIGRAKLEQQKAAGAPRQMIALVMDEKGVLRHGQKVLTAQGEGEILSGTFSPTLGKSIAFARVPAGEIALGAGGGVRVDIRGKEVPVRVVKFPFVREGQAQDGVLV; the protein is encoded by the coding sequence ATGAGCCAGAAGACGATCCTCAACGACGCCCACCGCGCACTCGGCGCCAAGATGGTCGATTTCGGCGGCTGGGACATGCCGATCAGCTACGGCTCGCAGATCGAGGAACACCATCAGGTGCGCCGCGACGCCGGCATGTTCGACGTCAGCCACATGACCGTGGTCGACCTGCGCGGCGCGCGCGTGCGCGAGTTCCTGCGCCGCCTGGTCGCCAACTCGGTCGACAAGCTGCAGAAGTCGGGCAAGGCGCTGTACACCTGCATGCTCAACGAAGACGGCGGCGTCATTGACGACCTGATCGTCTATTTCCACGACGAGGAATACTTCCGCTTGGTGGTCAACGCCGCCACCCGCGAGAAGGATCTGGCGTGGATCGCGAAGCAAGCCGCGGCCTTCGGCGTCGGCGTCACCGAGCGCCCGGAACTGGCGATGATCGCCGTGCAAGGCCCGAACGCGCGCGAGAAGCTGATCGGCCTGCTGCGCGAAGAAGACCGCGCGCGCATCGGCAAGCTCGGCAAGTTCGTCGCCGGCGAGGCCAAGACCGCCGACGGCATCGATCTGTTCGTGGCCCGCACCGGCTACACCGGCGAAGACGGCTTCGAAGTCGTGGTCGCCGAGGACCGCGCGGTGGCGCTGTGGGACGCGCTGCTCGCCGCGGGCGTGAAGCCGGCCGGCCTCGGCGCGCGCGACACGCTGCGCCTGGAAGCCGGCATGAATCTGTACGGCCAGGACATGGACGAGACCGTGTCGCCTTATGAAGCCGCGCTGGCCTGGACCGTCGCGCTCGACGAAGGCCGCGACTTCATCGGCCGCGCCAAGCTCGAACAGCAAAAGGCCGCCGGCGCGCCGCGCCAGATGATCGCGCTGGTGATGGACGAGAAGGGCGTGCTGCGCCACGGCCAGAAGGTGCTGACCGCGCAAGGCGAGGGCGAAATCCTCTCCGGCACGTTCTCGCCGACCCTGGGCAAGTCGATCGCCTTCGCCCGCGTGCCCGCTGGCGAGATCGCGCTCGGCGCGGGCGGCGGCGTGCGCGTGGACATCCGCGGCAAGGAAGTGCCGGTGCGCGTGGTCAAGTTCCCGTTCGTGCGCGAAGGTCAGGCGCAGGACGGCGTGCTGGTCTGA
- a CDS encoding NfeD family protein: MNWNGPTVVWAAIALLLFAAEALAPGAFMLWLGLAAAAVFVLVLALPGTTVLAQVAAFVVLSFVSIQIYRTWFRKREPASDRPLLNRRAEQLIGRVVPLERGIAQGRGRVQIADAFWEVSGPELPAGALVRVVGADAMLLHVEAAG; encoded by the coding sequence ATGAACTGGAACGGGCCGACCGTCGTCTGGGCCGCGATCGCGCTGCTGCTGTTCGCGGCCGAAGCGCTGGCGCCGGGCGCGTTCATGCTGTGGCTCGGTCTGGCCGCGGCCGCGGTGTTCGTACTGGTGCTCGCGTTGCCCGGCACCACCGTGCTGGCGCAGGTCGCGGCGTTCGTGGTGCTGAGCTTCGTCTCGATCCAGATCTACCGCACCTGGTTCCGCAAGCGCGAACCGGCCAGCGACCGGCCGCTGCTGAACCGCCGCGCCGAACAACTGATCGGACGCGTGGTGCCGCTGGAACGCGGCATCGCGCAAGGCCGCGGGCGGGTGCAGATCGCCGATGCGTTCTGGGAAGTCAGCGGCCCCGAGCTGCCGGCCGGCGCGCTGGTGCGCGTAGTCGGCGCGGACGCGATGCTGTTGCACGTGGAAGCGGCGGGCTGA
- a CDS encoding SPFH domain-containing protein: MGASFLAMVVVFAGVVLLFKTVRMVPQGYQWTVERFGRYTHTLEPGLHFLIPVIYGVGRKINMMEQVLEVPSQDVITKDNAVVKVDGIVFFQVQDAAKAAYEVAQLEVAILNLVMTNIRTAIGSMDLDESLSKRDEINTKVLNAVDAATHPWGLKVNRIELKDIQPPRDLVDSMARQMKAEREKRANILEAEGHRQSEILRAEGDKQAAILEAEGKREAAYREAEARERLAEAEAKATQLVSDAIAAGNVQAINYFVAQKYIEAFKSLAEAPNQKFVMMPMESAGVIGSLAGIAELAKDAMAQQPSNAARPPRSGA, translated from the coding sequence ATGGGTGCCAGTTTTCTCGCGATGGTGGTGGTGTTCGCCGGCGTGGTGCTGCTGTTCAAGACCGTGCGCATGGTCCCGCAGGGCTACCAGTGGACGGTCGAGCGCTTCGGCCGCTACACCCACACCCTGGAACCCGGCCTGCATTTCCTGATCCCGGTGATCTACGGCGTCGGCCGCAAGATCAACATGATGGAACAGGTGCTGGAAGTGCCCAGCCAGGACGTGATCACCAAGGACAACGCGGTGGTCAAGGTCGACGGGATCGTGTTCTTCCAGGTGCAGGACGCGGCCAAGGCCGCGTACGAGGTCGCTCAGCTGGAAGTGGCGATCCTCAACTTGGTCATGACCAACATCCGCACCGCGATCGGTTCGATGGACCTGGACGAATCGCTGTCCAAGCGCGACGAGATCAACACCAAGGTGCTCAACGCGGTCGACGCGGCCACCCACCCGTGGGGGCTGAAGGTCAACCGCATCGAACTCAAGGACATCCAGCCGCCGCGCGATCTGGTCGATTCGATGGCCCGGCAGATGAAGGCCGAGCGCGAGAAGCGCGCCAACATCCTGGAAGCCGAAGGCCATCGCCAGTCGGAAATCCTGCGCGCCGAGGGCGACAAGCAGGCCGCGATCCTGGAAGCCGAAGGCAAGCGCGAGGCCGCCTACCGCGAAGCCGAGGCGCGCGAGCGTCTGGCCGAAGCCGAGGCCAAGGCGACCCAACTGGTGTCCGACGCGATCGCCGCCGGCAACGTGCAAGCGATCAATTACTTCGTCGCGCAGAAGTACATCGAGGCGTTCAAATCGCTGGCCGAAGCGCCGAACCAGAAGTTCGTGATGATGCCGATGGAGTCGGCCGGCGTGATCGGCTCGCTCGCCGGCATCGCCGAACTGGCCAAGGACGCGATGGCGCAGCAGCCGTCCAATGCCGCGCGGCCGCCGCGCAGCGGGGCGTGA
- a CDS encoding RNA polymerase sigma factor: MPLPPPSPASDRPVSSFAIDVPESLLARARAGEDAAFEQIYRWFERPVFTLAVRIAGDRDEATEVLQETMLKVLTRIGDFRGHRDGSGTPFWGWLRQIAVNEALMRLRNRRRHEHADSDEEHLADDRIPPPPAAADAAALGRALAQLPEATRSVLWLYHAEGYTHEEIAALMQRSISFSKSQLSRGSRRLRQLLEPEQAHA, from the coding sequence ATGCCCCTGCCGCCGCCCTCGCCCGCCTCCGACCGGCCCGTGTCGAGCTTCGCCATCGACGTGCCCGAGTCGTTGCTGGCGCGCGCGCGCGCCGGCGAGGACGCGGCGTTCGAGCAGATCTACCGCTGGTTCGAGCGGCCGGTGTTCACCCTGGCGGTGCGCATCGCCGGCGACCGCGACGAGGCCACCGAAGTCCTGCAAGAGACCATGCTCAAGGTGCTCACGCGGATCGGCGACTTCCGCGGCCACCGCGACGGCAGCGGCACGCCGTTTTGGGGCTGGCTTCGCCAAATCGCGGTGAACGAGGCCCTGATGCGCCTGCGCAACCGGCGCCGCCACGAGCACGCCGACAGCGACGAGGAACATCTGGCCGACGACCGCATTCCGCCGCCGCCCGCCGCGGCCGACGCCGCCGCGCTCGGCCGCGCGCTGGCGCAACTGCCCGAGGCCACCCGCAGCGTGCTGTGGCTGTACCACGCCGAGGGCTACACCCACGAGGAGATCGCCGCGCTGATGCAGCGTTCGATCAGTTTTTCCAAATCGCAGCTTTCGCGCGGCAGCCGCCGCCTGCGTCAGTTGCTGGAACCGGAGCAGGCCCATGCCTGA